The following proteins are co-located in the Xiphophorus maculatus strain JP 163 A chromosome 24, X_maculatus-5.0-male, whole genome shotgun sequence genome:
- the LOC111607689 gene encoding uncharacterized protein LOC111607689, translating into MMGVYWLLIILLSCTSPSRCSEQQWDVQCTTTKSPKYVFVPCPNMTAGHAKAKDKDTEVTYKLFKNQKMIQVYPNTQKPHNRTDLDIYPEKDQNGTLTGFRLTRKANTKQAIYMCEGTVTYPPPVISSNSTVLILEEGQGCPRKTEECKTNKPEEQKAGTPVWIWIVVVALLSTYSLAATITALIIWYKMKDADSQSDYINTKPRPPAKRRKKRGLQHPIPKHF; encoded by the exons ATGATGGGAGTTTACTGGTTGTTAATAATCCTGCTGAGCTGCACGTCACCTAGCAGATGCAGCG aGCAACAGTGGGACGTGCAatgcacaacaacaaaaagcccCAAATATGTGTTTGTGCCTTGCCCAAACATGACTGCCGGACACGCCAAAGCCAAAGACAAAGACACTGAGGTGACATATAAGCTCTTCAAGAACCAAAAGATGATTCAAGTGTACCCCAATACTCAAAAACCGCACAACCGAACCGATCTAGACATCTACCCAGAAAAAGACCAGAACGGGACACTTACTGGTTTCAGACTTACgagaaaagcaaacacaaagcaagCGATCTACATGTGTGAGGGTACAGTTACTTACCCTCCTCCTGTCATCAGCAGCAACAGTACAGTCCTGATCCTTGAGGAAG GACAAGGATGCCCGCGCAAAACAGaagaatgtaaaacaaacaaaccagaagaGCAGAAAGCAGGCACACCTGTATGGATCTGGATAGTGGTTGTTGCACTTCTTAGCACCTACAGCCTAGCAGCTACTATTACTGCCTTGATTATCTGG TATAAGATGAAGGATGCAGATTCCCAGAGCGACTACATAAACACCAAACCCAGACCTCCTGCGAAACGCAGGAAGAAAAGAGGACTCCAGCATCCTATACCAAAACACTTCTGA